A window of Myxococcota bacterium contains these coding sequences:
- a CDS encoding DUF971 domain-containing protein produces the protein MDLAPTAISQAGPDTLRIVWKDGHESLYPVRLLRLACRCAHCIDEHTGRPLLRADSVPADVRPLRISGVGRYALAFAWSDGHDSGIYTFESLRALCPCCARTAQASP, from the coding sequence ATGGACCTCGCCCCCACCGCGATCTCGCAGGCCGGGCCCGACACGCTGCGCATCGTGTGGAAGGACGGCCACGAGAGTCTCTACCCCGTGCGCCTCCTGCGCCTCGCGTGTCGCTGCGCGCACTGCATCGACGAGCACACCGGCCGGCCGCTGCTGCGCGCCGACTCGGTGCCCGCCGACGTGCGCCCGCTGCGCATTTCGGGGGTCGGCCGCTACGCGCTGGCCTTCGCCTGGAGCGACGGTCACGACTCGGGCATCTACACGTTCGAATCACTCCGCGCGCTGTGTCCGTGCTGCGCACGCACGGCTCAAGCGAGCCCCTAG
- the npdG gene encoding NADPH-dependent F420 reductase: MAKEGVAILGGTGEQGLGLAYRFAKAGRPVRIGSRKEERALEAAKELLAKLPGADVSGHENAAAVRAVRGGIVILSVPFEHTAGTIKTVKAELAPGTVLVSMGVPLAAAIGDVASRVIGVSQGSCAELCESLAPDGVPVVSAFQNVAAHRLLDLDHSVECDVIVSGEKEPRARIMALCDDIPGTRAIDGGPLYNARYVEQLTALMIGINIRLKKPEGVGLRLTYV, from the coding sequence ATGGCGAAGGAAGGCGTGGCGATCCTGGGCGGCACGGGCGAGCAGGGCCTGGGCCTGGCGTACCGGTTCGCGAAGGCGGGGCGGCCGGTGCGCATCGGCAGCCGCAAGGAGGAGCGGGCGCTCGAGGCGGCCAAGGAGCTCCTCGCCAAGCTGCCCGGCGCCGACGTGTCGGGCCACGAGAACGCAGCCGCGGTGCGCGCGGTCCGGGGCGGGATCGTGATCCTGTCGGTGCCCTTCGAGCACACCGCGGGCACGATCAAGACGGTGAAGGCCGAGCTCGCGCCAGGCACGGTGCTGGTCTCGATGGGCGTGCCGCTCGCCGCCGCGATCGGCGACGTGGCCTCGCGCGTGATCGGCGTGTCGCAGGGCTCGTGCGCCGAGCTGTGCGAGTCACTCGCGCCGGACGGCGTGCCGGTCGTGTCGGCGTTCCAGAACGTGGCGGCGCACCGGCTGCTCGACCTGGATCACTCGGTCGAGTGCGACGTGATCGTCTCGGGCGAGAAGGAGCCGCGCGCGCGCATCATGGCGCTGTGCGACGACATCCCGGGCACGCGCGCGATCGACGGCGGGCCGCTGTACAACGCGCGCTACGTGGAGCAGCTCACCGCGCTCATGATCGGCATCAACATCCGGCTGAAGAAGCCCGAGGGCGTGGGCCTGCGGCTGACCTACGTGTGA
- a CDS encoding DUF4105 domain-containing protein encodes MSLARGMGLALLTPFVLLFCLWAGAALWIDGPVARSVAGALVAFFAVAALACLAFVRPYGRALLALILIGVAVMAWWLRIPPRNDRDWLPEVAKTAHARIDGSKVTIENVRDFTYRSDTDFDEHWDTRTYDLDKLRGIDLFISFWGPTLYAHTIVAWEFEDSRPLAISIETRKEKGESYSALLGFFRQYELYYVVADERDVIGVRDIVRGEHTYLYRLTAPVPNAKRLLLDYLAEVNELDQHPTWYNALTQNCTTTIRNRVIHAGGQVPISWKMLANGYLDGLMYQRGSLDRSMPFEELKAKSDVTERAKAAGFAPDFSARIREGLPDYRR; translated from the coding sequence GTGAGTCTCGCGCGTGGAATGGGCCTCGCCCTGCTCACGCCCTTCGTGCTCTTGTTCTGTCTCTGGGCGGGTGCCGCGCTCTGGATCGACGGGCCGGTGGCACGCTCCGTGGCCGGCGCGCTGGTCGCGTTCTTCGCCGTGGCCGCGCTGGCGTGTCTGGCGTTCGTGCGGCCCTACGGCCGCGCGCTGCTCGCGCTGATCCTGATCGGTGTAGCGGTCATGGCCTGGTGGCTGCGCATCCCCCCGCGCAACGACCGCGACTGGCTGCCCGAGGTCGCCAAGACCGCGCACGCGCGCATCGACGGCAGCAAGGTCACGATCGAGAACGTGCGCGACTTCACCTACCGCAGCGACACCGACTTCGACGAGCACTGGGACACGCGCACCTACGACCTCGACAAGCTGCGCGGTATCGACCTGTTCATCTCGTTCTGGGGCCCGACGCTGTACGCGCACACGATCGTGGCCTGGGAGTTCGAGGACTCGCGGCCGCTCGCGATCTCGATCGAGACGCGCAAGGAGAAAGGTGAGTCGTACTCGGCCCTGCTCGGCTTCTTCCGCCAGTACGAGCTCTACTACGTGGTGGCCGACGAGCGCGACGTGATCGGCGTGCGCGACATCGTGCGCGGCGAGCACACCTACCTGTACCGGCTGACCGCGCCGGTGCCGAACGCGAAGCGGCTCCTGCTCGACTATCTCGCCGAGGTGAACGAGCTCGACCAGCACCCGACCTGGTACAACGCGCTCACCCAGAACTGCACCACCACGATCCGCAATCGGGTCATCCACGCGGGCGGCCAGGTGCCGATCTCGTGGAAGATGCTCGCGAACGGCTATCTCGACGGGCTCATGTACCAGCGCGGCTCGCTCGACCGGAGCATGCCGTTCGAGGAGCTGAAGGCGAAGAGCGACGTGACCGAGCGGGCGAAGGCGGCCGGCTTTGCGCCCGACTTTTCCGCCCGGATCCGCGAGGGCCTGCCAGACTATCGGCGATGA
- a CDS encoding DNA mismatch repair protein MutS gives MTDVPAHYGALLAERRASAAAAARRTRWLSNARLAVFATGLGVAWLAFWAGRVSGGWLAPLAAGFVALVLRHEAARRDELRARRGVEFYERGLARLGLLDAPWGNTGERHADPAHPYAAQLDLFGPGSLFALLSQAQTASGQARLAGWLLEAAAPDEVRARQQAAEELRPRLALREDWFSAGPEVREGVHPESLVAWATAPARLAGSASRVALAALGLATACALVAAFVWTETTPALLVLGLAEGAVMVVLGRRVTAVLHAIEPRARDLAQLAVLLARVERERFTSPRLVALRAALDTDGEPASRQIAQLHRIVSVLDWRRNQLFAPIALVLLWGAQGAYALEAWRARCGAGVARWLETLGELEALSDLAGYAFEHPDDPFPEVCDGGPLFDAEQLGHPLIDEGRCVRNDLCLDASHALVVVSGSNMSGKSTFLRSVGTALVMALAGAPVRAARLRVSPLALGAVLQVVDSLRDGASRFWAELQALRRVVDRCTGQFPLLFLLDEILSGTNSHDRRIGAEALLRELLRRGAIGLVTTHDLALTAIADELAPRARNAHFEDQVANGVLHFDYRLREGVIARGNALALMRAVGLDFADPQG, from the coding sequence ATGACGGACGTTCCCGCGCACTACGGCGCGCTGCTCGCGGAGCGCCGCGCCAGCGCCGCCGCCGCCGCGCGGCGCACGCGCTGGCTCTCGAACGCGCGCCTGGCCGTGTTCGCGACGGGCCTGGGCGTGGCCTGGCTCGCGTTCTGGGCGGGCCGAGTGAGTGGCGGGTGGCTCGCGCCGCTCGCGGCCGGCTTCGTGGCGCTCGTGCTGCGGCACGAGGCGGCGCGGCGCGACGAGCTCCGCGCGCGGCGCGGCGTGGAGTTCTACGAGCGCGGGCTCGCGCGGCTCGGCCTGCTCGACGCGCCCTGGGGCAACACCGGAGAGCGTCACGCGGACCCCGCTCACCCCTACGCCGCGCAGCTCGATCTGTTCGGGCCGGGCTCGTTGTTCGCACTCTTGTCCCAGGCGCAGACCGCGAGCGGCCAGGCGCGTCTGGCCGGCTGGCTGCTCGAGGCCGCGGCGCCGGACGAGGTGCGCGCGCGCCAGCAGGCGGCCGAAGAGCTGCGGCCGCGCCTCGCGCTGCGCGAGGACTGGTTCAGCGCCGGGCCCGAGGTGCGCGAGGGCGTGCACCCGGAGTCACTCGTGGCCTGGGCCACGGCGCCGGCCCGGCTCGCGGGCAGCGCGTCGCGCGTCGCGCTCGCGGCGCTCGGGCTGGCGACCGCGTGCGCGCTCGTCGCGGCCTTCGTGTGGACGGAGACGACCCCTGCGCTCTTGGTGCTGGGCCTCGCCGAAGGCGCCGTGATGGTCGTCCTGGGCCGGCGCGTGACGGCCGTGCTGCATGCGATCGAGCCGCGCGCGCGCGACCTCGCGCAGCTCGCGGTCCTCCTGGCACGGGTCGAGCGGGAGCGCTTCACCTCGCCGCGGCTCGTCGCGCTGCGCGCCGCGCTCGACACCGACGGCGAGCCGGCATCGCGCCAGATCGCCCAGCTACACCGGATCGTGTCGGTGCTCGACTGGCGTCGCAACCAGCTGTTCGCGCCGATCGCGCTGGTGCTGCTGTGGGGCGCGCAGGGCGCGTACGCGCTCGAAGCCTGGCGCGCGCGCTGCGGCGCCGGAGTGGCGCGCTGGCTCGAGACCCTGGGCGAGCTCGAGGCGCTGTCCGACCTGGCGGGCTACGCCTTCGAGCACCCGGACGACCCGTTTCCCGAGGTCTGCGACGGGGGCCCGCTGTTCGACGCCGAGCAGCTGGGTCACCCGCTGATCGACGAGGGGCGCTGCGTGCGCAACGACCTGTGTCTCGACGCGAGTCACGCGCTGGTCGTCGTCTCGGGCTCGAACATGTCGGGCAAGAGCACCTTCCTGCGCAGCGTGGGCACGGCGCTGGTCATGGCGCTGGCGGGCGCGCCGGTGCGCGCCGCGCGGCTGCGCGTGTCTCCGCTCGCGTTGGGCGCCGTGCTGCAGGTCGTGGACTCGCTGCGCGACGGCGCGTCTCGCTTCTGGGCCGAGCTCCAGGCGCTGCGCCGCGTGGTGGATCGCTGCACGGGCCAATTCCCTCTCTTGTTCCTGCTCGACGAGATCCTCTCCGGCACCAACTCACACGACCGGCGCATCGGCGCCGAGGCGTTGCTGCGCGAGCTGCTGCGGCGCGGCGCGATCGGCCTCGTGACCACGCACGACCTGGCACTCACCGCGATCGCCGACGAGCTCGCGCCGCGCGCCCGCAACGCCCACTTCGAAGATCAGGTCGCGAACGGCGTCCTGCACTTCGACTACCGGCTGCGCGAAGGGGTGATTGCCCGCGGCAACGCGCTCGCGCTGATGCGCGCGGTCGGGCTCGACTTCGCCGACCCCCAAGGATAG
- a CDS encoding GH1 family beta-glucosidase: MAFLEFPKGFQWGAATAAYQIEGAAREDGKGLSIWDVFCQQPGRVQERDTGDVACDHYHRYRDDVALMKRLGLQTYRFSVSWPRVQPFGAGEANERGLDFYSRLVDELLAAGIQPCLTLYHWDLPQALQDLGGWAERTTAQRFADYAALVYRRLGDRVTRFITHNEPIVTSMMGYRAGVLAPGIRDVRLAGRAIHHLLLSHGLAVAAFRASGVRGEIGITNANTSYEPADSTDESRAACELARDFDTRTWHGPVYGRGYPKSVLAYYERNSAALPIEADDLRAIAAPTDFLGVNLYSRRQVLADRTRGVGYRNAPPTLPLLPMGYESAPFALGDFLRFVSAEYGKPRIYVTENGVCDNTAPAGGAVDDVERTELLRGFIAGMHAAIRDGAADVRAYYVWSLLDNFEWAFGYSKRFGIVWTDFQTQARIPKHSAAFFSELIRRNGLEA, translated from the coding sequence ATGGCGTTTCTCGAGTTCCCGAAGGGCTTCCAGTGGGGCGCGGCGACGGCTGCGTATCAGATCGAAGGCGCCGCGCGCGAGGACGGCAAGGGTCTCTCGATCTGGGACGTGTTCTGCCAGCAGCCCGGCCGCGTGCAGGAGCGAGACACGGGCGACGTGGCCTGCGACCACTACCACCGCTACCGCGACGACGTGGCGCTGATGAAGCGCCTGGGGCTGCAGACCTACCGCTTCTCGGTCTCGTGGCCGCGCGTGCAGCCGTTCGGCGCAGGCGAAGCGAACGAGCGCGGGCTCGACTTCTACTCGCGCCTGGTCGACGAGTTACTCGCCGCGGGCATCCAGCCCTGCCTCACGCTCTACCACTGGGACCTGCCGCAGGCGCTGCAGGACCTGGGAGGCTGGGCCGAGCGCACCACCGCGCAGCGCTTCGCCGACTATGCGGCGCTGGTGTACCGGCGGCTCGGAGACCGCGTGACTCGCTTCATCACTCACAACGAGCCGATCGTGACCTCGATGATGGGCTACCGCGCGGGCGTGCTCGCGCCCGGCATCCGCGACGTGCGGCTCGCGGGCCGCGCGATCCACCACCTGTTGCTGTCGCACGGCCTGGCCGTGGCCGCGTTCCGCGCCTCGGGCGTGCGCGGCGAGATCGGCATCACCAACGCCAACACCAGCTACGAGCCCGCCGACTCGACCGATGAGTCACGCGCGGCGTGCGAGCTGGCGCGCGACTTCGACACCCGCACCTGGCACGGCCCAGTGTACGGCCGCGGCTACCCGAAGTCGGTGCTCGCCTACTACGAGCGCAACTCCGCCGCGCTGCCGATCGAGGCCGACGACCTGCGCGCGATCGCTGCGCCGACCGACTTCCTGGGCGTGAACCTGTACAGCCGCCGGCAGGTGCTGGCCGACCGCACGCGGGGCGTCGGCTACCGCAACGCGCCGCCGACGCTGCCGCTCCTGCCCATGGGCTACGAGTCGGCGCCCTTCGCGCTGGGTGACTTCCTGCGCTTCGTGTCGGCCGAATACGGCAAGCCGAGGATCTACGTGACCGAGAACGGCGTGTGCGACAACACCGCGCCGGCAGGCGGCGCGGTCGACGACGTGGAGCGCACGGAGCTCCTGCGCGGCTTCATCGCCGGCATGCACGCGGCCATCCGGGACGGCGCCGCCGACGTGCGCGCGTACTACGTCTGGTCGCTGCTCGACAACTTCGAGTGGGCGTTCGGTTACTCGAAGCGCTTCGGCATCGTGTGGACCGACTTCCAGACACAAGCGCGCATTCCCAAGCACAGCGCCGCGTTCTTCAGCGAGCTGATCCGGCGCAACGGGCTGGAGGCGTGA
- a CDS encoding nitroreductase/quinone reductase family protein, whose translation MKRILLVVVVILVAWLGSLFYLGSPAAGEVVMVTTTDASGAKHQTPLWIVDRDGQPWLRAGNAASGWVERVRANPRVEIERNGSTSAYRATPAPEATAEIDALVRAKYGAKDVLVGWLMPGSRKSTLALRLEPVAP comes from the coding sequence ATGAAGCGGATCCTGCTCGTGGTCGTCGTGATTCTGGTGGCCTGGCTCGGGTCGCTGTTCTACCTGGGCAGCCCGGCCGCGGGCGAGGTCGTGATGGTCACCACGACCGACGCCTCGGGAGCGAAACACCAGACCCCGCTCTGGATCGTGGACCGCGACGGTCAGCCGTGGCTGCGCGCCGGGAACGCCGCCTCGGGCTGGGTCGAGCGCGTGCGCGCGAATCCGCGGGTCGAGATCGAGCGCAACGGCAGCACCAGCGCGTACCGCGCCACGCCCGCGCCGGAAGCCACTGCCGAGATCGACGCGCTCGTGCGCGCGAAGTACGGCGCCAAAGATGTGCTCGTGGGCTGGCTCATGCCCGGCTCGCGCAAGAGCACGCTGGCGCTGCGGCTGGAGCCCGTCGCGCCCTAG